In the genome of Chryseobacterium sp. 52, the window ACAGGTACAATTTATTTTTATCTTCATCATAGTGGAATGCCGGATCCCAGGCTCCTACCTTTAATGTATCCACAGCAATTTTCCAGTCGTCTTTTGTAGGATTTGTACTTTTCCAGATGGGAAAATCCTGTTCCCAGGTAGATCCATAGACATAGAGTGTGTCTTTCATAGCCCATACTGCCGGAGCATTCAGATCATGAATATATTTTTTGTCTCTTAGAAATTTTCTTTTTACAAACTTCCAGTCCAGCATATCATCACTGTACCAATAGCCTTCCTGATTGGTAGAAAAAAGGAATAATTTATTTTGAAAATTAACGATCACCGGGTCAGCTGTTGCACGGTGTTTTCCCTGTTTTGAAAAAACCTCGAAAGGAGTATATCCATAATCGATATTAATCGGGTTACAGAATGTTTTCTGCTGGGCACCAACGAATATCCCAAGCAGAACAGCTAATGATAAAAAGTATTGCTGCATCTTCATAATTTTTGCTTAAAGAACAAATTTAGGTAACTTTTCTGAGTTTCTCTTCAAGGAATTGGTTCCGGGCAAGCCTCACTTTCAAAGTGTACCAGCATCCATAATATAATTATGGAAAATCATAAACTTAGACAACATCTATTAAACTTAAAATCCTTAGCATCAATTTATTCCTAAATTCGATTGTTTATAATTCAATATTTCCATAATGAAAAAATCAAAAATTATCAATCCTGCCAGCAACTGGACCTTCTGGGGGAAAGCAGAGAAGGAAGCTTTAAAGAGTGGAACAGAGAATTTCTCTGTGGGTGATCATATCGTATTTGAAAATGATGAATTCAGAGTTTGGAGCATTCATCTTGCTCCAGGTCATCAGCTTCCTTTTCATAAGCATACTTACCGTTATTTCTGGTCTGCACTCTCCTCAGGCACTTCCAGATCGTGGTATAGCGATGGTAGTGTATCCGAAACTCATTATGAATCCGGTGACACTGTTTATTTTGAAAAACTGAGTGAAGAGAATTATTTTATTCATAATCTTGAAAACACCGGAGATACCCAACTCATATTCCTGACAGTAGAATTTAAAAATTAAGGGGATGGCTAGTATTGAAGAACAATTAAAAAGAAAGGGTATCATACTTCCATCATCTCTTAAAGGTGTTGGAAATTATGCTTCCTGGGTTATTTCACAGAAAACAGTGTACACATCCGGACAGCTGCCCTGGAAGGACGGCCAATACGGAACACTCGCCTATACAGGAAAGATAGGCTCGGATCTGAGTATAGAAGAAGGTTACGAATGTGCCAGAATCTGCGCTCTGAATGCAATTATTCAGCTTAA includes:
- a CDS encoding cupin domain-containing protein, which gives rise to MKKSKIINPASNWTFWGKAEKEALKSGTENFSVGDHIVFENDEFRVWSIHLAPGHQLPFHKHTYRYFWSALSSGTSRSWYSDGSVSETHYESGDTVYFEKLSEENYFIHNLENTGDTQLIFLTVEFKN
- a CDS encoding RidA family protein, giving the protein MASIEEQLKRKGIILPSSLKGVGNYASWVISQKTVYTSGQLPWKDGQYGTLAYTGKIGSDLSIEEGYECARICALNAIIQLKDATGDLDRVKRIIRIDGHIQAAENFLQHSDVLNGASDLINEIFEEKGYHTRSAVGIYQAPLNAPVLIYLIAELES